TGTTTAGTAAGcttatcaaaattattgGCATGGGAAAGTAGAGATGTTCATAAAGAACTTCAAATTGAAACTGAGTATCCACAATGGACACCTTGGGAAATTTTCTGCAAAATCAAATATGACGAATTATGCTATATAGAAAACGAAAGTTTTTATGATACTTTTgataattatgataattatGATTCTAAAAACGTTTATACCCTTGGTACggattgataaaaattaacaaaattgcAGAGCgaagtatttttttttttcaattatttcCCAATAagcttaaaaaattaaagtaaaatattacGACGTACAAAAGGCGCACACATTTATGCTCTTAAATTTTgcgaaatatttttaagtattcccaataataatattgatagtacaatatgattattaaaaaaaaatgcgaAATAGAGGAAAGCCAATTAGTACCGATTTTATCACCTATTTATTGtttaatttgtttcttATTTGATAAGCTATTTtctaattaattttttccatagacattaatatatatgaaggTACACATAAAGAAAtggaatatataataagccACGCTTtggctatatatataattatgcatTTCAAGCTATGTCCCCGAAAATGCACACCCTTTATTTAAAcgtcatattttttttataaaaattcaattgcatatatacacattatataaatgtgtgAGTATGCTTTTTCCAGTatgtttaattaataaataaatgtaatgttttaaaaagtaagaattgttttttatttgtgaTTTTAAAGTtatcaataataataatgcgTGATTAAGTTTGTACTACATATGTACTAcgcatattattattcgttacttatttttttaagtcttaatatttcatttatattcaaaaaaaatttatattttcctatATGCTTTAcgatatttttgttttatcattatttattattatgtatttttttttaagtttaaTTGCCTAAAAACAACAtcaatattcaaaatactcgtagtatatattttataagtaatatatataacttgTATGTGTGTTAGCACATTaaattgatttttttaattcaaataattcgcctatttttatctttgcataaattattttataaataaattatgtaaagcatgaaaaataaaggtgtatatatatagttatggacaaaaaataaaataagtaaaaccccaaaatgtatatgcatatgtatgtCTACGTATATAATCAGATcaataataacattttcTAGATATAATGTGCGAACgaataaagaaatagaGGAGTAGAAATagcataattataaaatgtcTATTTATGGCAATATTGGTTTATACGAAAAAATACGTGGAACTGTATTTCGAAGAAGAATTAGTGGACCTACCCCGTTATACAAAACCCCGTTAAGATTTATTTGgagtattttttattttgtagatatttttttattatattttttcgttaTATCTTTCCTTAtttcaataatttttcaacaTGAGTGTTATGAAGCATTTTCTATTGTCCTTTACACATCAATCAATTTGGGTAAAGATAaatccaaaaaataatgataaatagtttcggttaaatattaaatgtgtatatatcgtgtataaatttgaacaaatatataactcattttttattttttatttctagtattgagtttttttatagattttttattgttaataaaagGGGACGAAGTTGTAAGTGAAGAAGAAATAGTTGCATCAATACTTttaactatatttttatgtacagcaaaagttattattaatgtatttacaatgtatttattttttataaaatatgggAACATTATTCATACAACAAATATAGCTATTTCGAAAAGGTGTAATACATTTATTGTAAAATCGgtattaattaattacaGTATATTAAACTATTTTCCATTGGGGGAAACATTTTTGGAATTTATTCTCACcatattttctattatacattttaagTTACAAGTACAATCTTACGAAACTATTATTTAGGGGAGCtatcctttttattatatatatttttgtattgcGGAAGTTTGCTAATTCGAAGCAAAAATAGTCTCCCACTTTTAAAATAGACAATAGtgtaaattaatttatttttattttttattatacttttttactctttaatataaaatgttttttgcATTTAAGCTTAGTTACAAAAAACACATTGCAtatagaataataatatataaacaaatcgAATTtcatttcaaaaaatatataaaaaaaaatcaataatTGTgtctacatattttattaaaactaAACAAAATAAGGGAAAATTTTTGgatttataaacaaatgtaATTAAAGTatactatttataaaattaaattatttacggaaagcaaaatatatatttattaaagaCATAATAGAAAcatgacaaaaaaaaaaaatggaattaaTCAGGagtatacatattaattaatatattgtttattataaacatatattcgCTGGATTCAGGCacttattataatattaacttATAAGTGGTTTGCCCATACGAGATATGTAAAGTgcaactaaaaaaaattaggtTGATATATATGCGCTATCCTCCTGAATagaataaaatgttttatcaGAATGTTGGTCtccactttttttatttttagtcACCTCTCCTCCAACAACTACAATAGTAAAATCCTCACCTAAATATGCATTAGTAACTTTTTGATGTAACattgaataaattaatgTTGCTTTGCTAaatttactttttaaaCCTGATTGTATAGAAATACCAGGTTGGGCATTTTggtttaataaaaaatcggAGCTAGctgtaaaaattaatttatggTGAGCAGAATGACCCCACATATAAAGCTGatttaatttgttaatGCACCCAGAATGTCGTTCCCCACAAAAAACCTTTTTTGctttttgattattttcatgTAACTCAACAAATTTAGGTGTACCaacaatattttgaaatcCAGAAACTCCACATTGCCCTGAAAGCTTATCTCCAAAAGACCATACATTTTCATCTTCCgttattaataaaacatgTCTTGCTCCAGcacttattttattaatattaggtaattttttattattagcatctcttaatattaattgttcaggatatataaaataatatcctTCTTCATCATCAAAAGAACGTCGACCTAGTTCTCCATAAGTTCCATCTCCCCATCCATACAATTCACcatttgttaataataaaattccaAAATTTTTTCCCATCGCTATTTGTTTGATTTGATATgattcaaatttataaaaaaatgtaggcatgtatttcaaataattgTTATATGTTTCTCCCCATATATACATGGAAGTATTATTATCACATACTGCTATACTTTGATTGTactttgcatatatttgtgtgcatttttttttttttttttcacttttttcGTAATCAGTTATTAAATGAGATAAGAAATTTTGTGTTGTTTCAATAGCATCtccattattaataatatttaaaacagtaggaacaaatttatcataattGCATTTTAGCCCATTATAATTTCCATGTCCCCACGAATAAAGAACATTGTCTTTAGATAAACAAAGGGAATGGTTATAGCCACAAgcaatttgttttatattagtTACTGAATCAATTAATGTTGGTTGCATGttatatacaattaaaTTCCCTTGTCCTAATTCCCCATGTAATCCTTTACCAAAAGAATACATATTTCCAATAttacttaaaaataaagcacATGTTTTATTACAGCTaatttcattaatttttacattacTTAATTCTGTATATATTGTTGGTAAATGTTCGGGTGTcccatcattttcatttattaccCTCTTCCcccaataatatattattgttcTTTTGTCTTCATATTTTggtaatttattaataaaatttgatgATATTATAGCTTTTGTTACTAATTTTGGCTGTGCCACACTTTCTTCTTTGgacttttttatattaaaaaaatttgccATCTTATAATAGCATAAACATGCAATatgtaattattataactttttttttacggcttcatgcatatatatttgtacatataaaatgagTAATCAAATTATGGGgtgtaaaaaaaactaaaaaaattaatgtatttttttgcaaacAACTTCGGCGATATTGTAAAGAAggaatattaaaagaaaaatatttatacacccataatatataccaaacaaatatagtattattatatatgcgtgtcttcaaaaaaaattatcaaatcgattaaaaacaatagaaaaaatatatattgaaatTGTTTTACGATAAAATGACAAATGTTATAACTTTTCATTTACTACACCATAATACATACACCTGATATTCGCTTCCTACTTTATACACTTTGAATTATGCATGCATTATTGTGTATATTtagctatatattttttgtatgtgTGTGGGAAATAATTCACCttttttaaacaataaTTTTCCTAATTTTCCTAATTttccataaaaaaattgaaaaaaatattaataatagtaataataatataaatttagaataaaaaatacaaaacaGTTTAACCATCCATATTGTATACAAAGacatgtgcatatatatgatgtatatatttttttatatttatatgaaaatttatttaccttatttttgatattgggaattattatattcggaaaaattattgttttgGGATAtctttgaaaataatatatttatattcctctataaaattacaacttcctttttttcttcacaTGTATAGTATGTATGGCTATTTTAAACCAACCCTTTGTTCGGAAATATAACTTATGTAATTTGTttacaatatttaataaaatatataaatgtttcGTAAAATACTGTGTtgcattatattattacaaaatgTGTTTATGTCTTTGTTATTTTAGGACTCTGTTGATGTGCTtgaattttgttttacttTGTCAAAATTTAACATCTATTTTAAGAAGTTACTTTGTATCAGAATTGTAATTTATGTATCGtgttctttttcattttaatatttacaattaAAGAAGgaataatgtaaatatcTAGTTATACAGCCATGCTTATTGGGGGGTGTATGGTTCGATGTTATTATGGATTTACaaatactatatatattttaacaagcaactatatatatgtattaatcattattataaaaattttaaagtgtaatgaaaataaatgaatgtatagtaaatgtaaataatgtCATAAGTTTTATCTCATAGTAATTATTTGgtattatgaaatatatttaattaatgatAGTATAggtattgaaaaaaataaacaaaacgtgattattttttttttattgtttatgAATAATAGAATAATCGATTTGTTCTTatgcaaataatttacacaatttccattttaacTATAAAACTTTGGAGATTGTCAATAAGAGATATAGTAAATACacatacataaaaaatgcgaTATAATAAGCAATAATTGTGatagtaataattattaggAAAAAGTTTTACTTAATTTATTCtcatatgtttttaatttatatatgaataggTATATAGtcacattatatattcaaatataaatatattatgtattgatatatggaaataatttttttttcaacgtcatgatgaaaaaaatatggaaaaaaacgACTGACTCTGTCtaaatataatgtaaataataaatatttcattgaaataattaagttttataaaaaaacaaatagtTCTTAAacattaatttaattaattgtgtaaggaaaaatattcaaaaaaatgagaTAATATGTATTAGGGAAAAGTATACACTTTTGTTCGTTtccaaaaatattaaaaaaaaaaaaaaaaaaataatgtttacataaaaaaaatatgacaataatattatatataatatatatacatatataagaacaaaattatatgcagGCTTTTACGAAAAAAAGTATTCATAATagtctttaaaaaatgtagttATATAACTACGAATCCCCTACATTtatattgaaatatttttcactatgataatattttatataaatcacAATATACATTTCAGATTTTaacttaataaaaaaatgaattatcataaaattttaggTACAagagaaaaagaaatatatatgaggCAATTAATTGGCCTaccaatatttttatttaatcatattatatataagtatatgTGGAACATTTACTTTTCTATATATCCATTACTAAGTAGTAAATAGTTATATCCTATAAAAcacatttaataattttctaaTTATAGGTGTAACAACAAACGCttgtaaaaaaacaattcgTGAGGCatacttaaaaaaagttaaattatatcacccagatttaaataaaagtcCTGATGCCAcaacaaaatttaaacaaattCAAGAAGCATACCAAGCTCTATATAATGACAATTACTCACGTAAGCCCATAAAAtgtgtttatatttataatgtcACATACTAAAAGCAAGCAGACAATAgccatttatattttcatatgcTTATTCTTTCTCATgatttatagaaaaattatatgataacGAAAATAGTTATAATCAAAGACGAAATtctgaaaatataaaaaacaataaaagctataataattataatgaattCAGCGATTTCCATAGAGCATTTTATGAAGAATTTCGTAGAATGTCAAAACAAGAAAAACACAATGAATATGCggtaaaataataaacattttttaatttgttaaatAGACCATCAagacaatatatatttctttttcgttttttttttatgttacagagatatgcaaataataattacagCTACAGCATTAACgacatttttcataaatatcctagggaatttttttacataaatttaatgtTTAAATTATGTCCCCTATTTGTGGTTCCAGTTATATTCCTTTTTGTTGTCTACAAgcaatatatgtaataaagAACAAGCAccataaaataatcaaaatttataaaattacatACACATTTGGACTAATGCTATGCATTCATATgcttacatttttttacatgaTTGTCTATTTTATTGGCAATGAATAATGAAGTATTATcccatattattttttatttatagttTGAAGAGctattttaaagaaaagCCAATACTTATTTATGACTCATATGGTattgaataaaaaagatattataatgaattttttgaaatacattttaaatataacatgCATACATAATTTCATACAATTATTAATACGTCTTAAACAGGGAGAGCCTTTTTGATTGATACCCATGGGAGGAAGTTTAGGTAGgaatattaacaaaattcaaaaaaaaaataataaataaataatttttatcattataatttatttttttcttatttagAGCATCTGAATTCGATAAGTATTAACAGAATATAtacaacatttttataaatcaGTACAAGCATATTAACCCAAGAAGAACCTCTTATTTCAGACGTAGTTGGAATTGAAAAtgatttgtttattattatttttttcaacatttttagttatattttatacacttttttaattatatgcattatataaaatttaaatattatatattgtttatattccTTCTCTTAGATCTAATTTATGGgtatacttttttaattaaaatattgttttcaTGCAACCTCATcatagtatatatacatattattcaGTATTTCCCTTTTAGGATAATTATACTGAAGGTTTGTTTgtatatccattttttcatataatatgttttgttaaattcatttttttttgtgtgtattatttttttatgagcctacattaacaattttttattaatattttattagagtaatgaaatataatatactacctccattttttttgttaattatatgtatgttttttaattctgCATTAATTCTTATCATATATGaaaagttatattttttgtataacaaaagaaattgtaaaaaatgtacACACCATACATATGAGCAGTATGTATATTGTGGAAGAAAcagttttattttccttcaattattttaaatagttatagaaataaaaaattaatgagAAACTATAGcttaatgaatatataatttgcaacattttgaaaaataaatatttttttatattaaaatggtatatatgatagacaaaatatagaaatatacCGGAGAgcttacaaaaaaatatagaaattgATATCATcgaatttatgaaaaaaaagtttaataattatgacaGCACACAATGTAGAATTTAATTCTTCGAGTTAAAATTGTCATTAAATGTTG
This genomic interval from Plasmodium chabaudi chabaudi strain AS genome assembly, chromosome: 11 contains the following:
- a CDS encoding DnaJ protein, putative, whose product is MNYHKILGVTTNACKKTIREAYLKKVKLYHPDLNKSPDATTKFKQIQEAYQALYNDNYSQKLYDNENSYNQRRNSENIKNNKSYNNYNEFSDFHRAFYEEFRRMSKQEKHNEYARYANNNYSYSINDIFHKYPREFFYINLMFKLCPLFVVPVIFLFVVYKQYILKSYFKEKPILIYDSYGRAFLIDTHGRKFRASEFDKY
- a CDS encoding regulator of chromosome condensation, putative, producing MANFFNIKKSKEESVAQPKLVTKAIISSNFINKLPKYEDKRTIIYYWGKRVINENDGTPEHLPTIYTELSNVKINEISCNKTCALFLSNIGNMYSFGKGLHGELGQGNLIVYNMQPTLIDSVTNIKQIACGYNHSLCLSKDNVLYSWGHGNYNGLKCNYDKFVPTVLNIINNGDAIETTQNFLSHLITDYEKSEKKKKKCTQIYAKYNQSIAVCDNNTSMYIWGETYNNYLKYMPTFFYKFESYQIKQIAMGKNFGILLLTNGELYGWGDGTYGELGRRSFDDEEGYYFIYPEQLILRDANNKKLPNINKISAGARHVLLITEDENVWSFGDKLSGQCGVSGFQNIVGTPKFVELHENNQKAKKVFCGERHSGCINKLNQLYMWGHSAHHKLIFTASSDFLLNQNAQPGISIQSGLKSKFSKATLIYSMLHQKVTNAYLGEDFTIVVVGGEVTKNKKSGDQHSDKTFYSIQEDSAYIST